A segment of the Picrophilus oshimae DSM 9789 genome:
AAACTTGACGTTGTTGCGTGGGATGATGAGTGGTATCCTCCTCTTCCATACTATCTAGTAATTCTTAAACCAACCGAAAAAGAAAGGAATGATTTAAAATGGCTTAAAGATGATCTCCCACTTCCATACTATCTAGTAATTCTTAAACTGTACCTTATTTTCAGGAGTATAGAGGGGTTTCTACTTCCATACTATCTAGTAATTCTTAAACTTAAAATTGAGATACTACCAGTTTTCAGGGGCTGGAGGATGCATGACTTCCATACTATCTAGTAATTCTTAAACTAGTTGGTTAGGTGGTAAAAAATGGAAATGGAAATAAAAAAACTTCCATACTATCTAGTAATTCTTAAACTGGTAAAATGGAAAAAGAGAAAATATTAGAAATAATAGAGCTTCCATACTATCTAGTAATTCTTAAACTTATATACTGACTTCCTATTTCAATCTTATATCTTTTCAAACTTCCATACTATCTAGTAATTCTTAAACAAGAATTTGTCGGCGATATCGTAATAGATGTAATGGGAATAACGATGGCTTCCATACTATCTAGTAATTCTTAAACAATAGGTAGCCAGTATGTAATCATAGAGTTACAGTATATATCATGGCTTCCATACTATCTAGTAATTCTTAAACTTTATTAGACTATAGAAAATCTATTTCAAAAATGATAAATGACTTCCATACTATCTAGTAATTCTTAAACTTAAGGAGTGAGAAAAAATGAGCAAGTACATTTTAAACTTCCATACTATCTAGTAATTCTTAAACTATTCCTCTTATTTCTGGGGATTATCGGTCTTGGAATTGCTGGTGTGGCTTCCATACTATCTAGTAATTCTTAAACCCGTTACTAAAAAAATAATGTAAGATGGATATATAAAAGTTCTTCTCCCAATTTTTATAAATTACTTAAAAACTGTAAAAATTGTATTAAAATTCAATAAATTACTGTATATGTTTTAAATTTCCGGTCAACCGTTTTTTTGCCTGGAGTATTTAAAGGTACACCGTTATTTAAATATTTTGTTAAAAAAATTATTACATTATTTAAGGTTTACTGCAAAAATTCTTTTATTATATCACCCAGCCTTGTGTTATATATTCTGGTTTTATCATATGTTAAAAATCCTGAATCCCTATAGGCCTTTAATCTAAAATCCTCTAATGTTGAATCCTCTATAAATTTTGAGTTTAATGCCATTTTTAATTTATTTATTTCATCTGGAGGTATTCTGACTATTGGAACCTTTAAAAAATAAACGTCGTTTAAATCAGGATAAAAAATTTTTTCTATTTCTGTTTTATTATTTTCATATATAATTGAATTTTTATTTTTATCATCATTAAAAAGATTTATCTTATCCCTTATAATTTCAAATTTTTCGTTTATATTAGCAACATTCTTATTTATTATGTTATAAACCTCATCAATCATAAATATTGATGAGTATATTGATAAAATTATCGTCTCTATTTTTCTACCTCCTGATGCATTTAATATTATTTTTTCAACGCTGTACCTTTCCCTTTCATTTTTTATAATATCTGCCAGGGTACCTATTAATGTTAATATATCGTCATCATTTAATATATCATCAAAATTTAATCTTATTTCGTGTACATTTGCATTAAATTTTTTTCTTAGCGAGGTTGATGCTGCCATGGCAGCTGACATTACATAACTATTTTTTGTGTATATTATTATTGTATCTGTTATATTCTCACCCAAATTTTTTAGATACTGGTACATCTCAGTTGCGACCATTGGCGTTGTTCCCATAAGGTTTATAAGAAGTGTTTTAACCATGACTGATTATAATTTGTTATAATTTAAATTTATTTATAAAGTATTGGTATAACAGAATGAATTTGATTTTGTTTATAATTTAACATGTGATCTAACAAGACTTTCCACAATAAAATCCATATCAATTTTTTTATTGTTAACACTGGCCGTTTTAAACTCTATGCAGTTGCTGTCAACATTGCATATGTAATCAAGAAGGCCGGCATGGGCCTTGAAGTTTCTTGTAAATTCTGAAAGATCAATGTACCTGCCATGGGTTCTCATCTTATTATTTTTTATGTTTTTCAATTCATTTTTTAAAAACGTTATGTCCGAATCACTGCCAAAGAATATGTCGGTTAGATCATAAATGTCCTTTATATTATATTTATTGTGGGATTTCATTGAATTGTATACTGCCCTGAGCGAATCAATAAAGGCAAGTGATTCTATATTTATTTTAATACTGTCAGGAAAATCCTGCTGAACATTTATTAAATTTCCATCGTTTTTAATTGTTATGGAAAAATTATTTTCCTGGTCAATATTAAAACATTGATGCTTATTATCAATGACATACAACAGGTAAGGTATTATATCTGATTGAACCATAATTGAGCAGGCCTTTATGTAAATCTCAAGCCCGTCACGATTGATTTTTTTAAAGTAGTTTTTAATACTGTTTTTATTATCTTTATATTTGTTAAGAAAATCCCTTGAAATTACAGAGAGTATATTTTTGCTATCTATAAGATCTATTTTAATTGTATTAATATTCAATATTGTATCATCGCTTTTATAATAGGGATCGGAGTTATAAAATTCCAGTTTTATGTTTCTCCTGTAATTCAATGAATATGTATTGCATGCATGCCTTACAGATTCGGTAAAGATAAGCTGCATAAAATTGACACCGTGTGTCGTATCTATTAAAAATGTATCTATATCATTAAAAAATTCAATTGATTTTAGTATCGATACATAAAAATATGAATACAAGAATTTTATGTCAACATCATATCTATAAAGTTTGTCCTTGTAATAGCTTCCCATAGACGGAAAAATGTTTACATCTGACTTGTTTATAAAATCCGCACTTTCCGTATCATAATTTTTAATATGATCTATCAATTTTGACTTAAAACAATCTTTTAAATTATCAACACTGTTTAAAAGCTCCGGAAATATGGAATCTGGTATAAATATAAACGATTTATCTATATTTTTATTCCTTGATATTACGCTTGAGCTTGTTATGCTTAGGTATTTTTCATTGTTCATTGAATATTTAACCCTCTTCCATCCAAGAGGATCTCCCCATAATGCAAGCAGGACGCTCTTCATGAGACCACAATGATTATTTTGATAATTTAAGCAACCACTTTCTGTGGGTTTCTGCCTTTTTATCATCGGTATCGCTTTTATAAATTATCTTATCGCCTTTTATATCAACCGATTCCCTATCAAGGCCTGAATGCGCAAAAAAGTTTCTCTCCATGTCTCCATGGCCATTCTTATCCGATTCATTATTAAATTCCGGGTCTTCCTTATTATAATATGAAGATACATTATTATTGGCCATTTCCTTAAATTCCTGTATATCGCGTGTTAAAAACCTAATATTTTGTGGCAGGTTTATCTTTTTGTTATTATATATAAGATTGCCAAGTTCCAAATAATCGTCAAGTTTTTCAAGATGTATTTTGTCCTTAAAAAGCTTAAAGAAACCACAATAAAGGTACAGTGTTAGGATGAAATTTATTATTTCGTTTACATTTAATATCTTTATATTTCTGCCACCATCCATGTTATTTAAAAGATCTGAAAAATTATCTATTAATTCTTTTATTGAACATTTCAGATCATAAAAAACAGAATCTGAAAAAAGTTTATTATATGATTCTTTTAGGACACTTAATGTGTTCATGTCTATTGAATTATAAATTATTATTACATTGTTTATAAGATTTCTATAATTCCTTTTATGCTTAAATTTGAATTCAAAAGACATTTTTAAATCGTCATTCATTTCCATAACACTGGCTATCTTAAACTCTTTTTTGTAAGGCACCAAAAAGAAAGCCTTTTTGTTTAGGCTTTGAATGTATATTGAAACCTTTTTTGATCCTTTTAAAACAGGTTCAGATATTATTTTATATATCCTTAAAGATTTTTCATTATTTATATTAAAAAGCCATAACGCAACAAAGAGGTTTGCGGCAGCATCTATTAAAAGATTTACATACTCGTTTAAACCTGTGTTTATATCAAGTAAAAGTATATCATCTGCATTTATCCTTTTTAGCATATCTAAAAAGATAAAAAGCATGATCTCCTGGGGATAAAAATCATAGTATTTATTATTATATGTACCAAATGATGGCATTATTATAATCTCGTAATTATCCTCATTAAGACCGTTATTTTTTAACCTGTTTTTAAAATTGTCAATACCAGAATCAAGGCTGGCCGGCCATAAGAAGATTATCTTTTTATCACCGGGCATTTTTTTAAATACAAAGGTTGATGCAAGCATATCATCACCATCCATGTCGTTATTTATGTATTGATCGAAACCATCCATTTTTTTAATTGAAAAACATACATTAGCATAATCTTTTGTAACACCAATAATCTGGTAAATATAAATCATGTATTAAATAATACAACTATATATTAAACATTTCCCAAAATATATTAAGTATGCTACATTTGCCTTATGATTTTTAATGCTTTATTTTATGTTTTTGACAACAATATTTTATAATAAGTTATATTTTAATTAACGAATTCAGGTATTTATTATGAATGAACTATCAATGGATATGGTAATGAATGTAATAAGTCCATTAATAATCGGTGATAGAATCCTTGACGTTGGAACTGGATTTGGAACTGTAATAAAAGCGCTTATAAAAAATAAAAACATAAATATTACAAGCATCGACCCTGAAATGTGGAGCTTTGATATGCTAAAAAATACGTTTCTGGATGAAATTTATAAAAACAGGTTAAGATTATTAAAACTATCAATAGAGGAAAATGGCTTTAATGATAATCAATTTTCAACATCGATATCACTATTTTCAGCGCACCATTTTAAGGATGTAATAAAGGCAATGAACGAGATGTATAGAATTACAGAGAGATCAATTATCATTGCGGACTGGACACCGGAATCATCCGAAATTACAAATCCGCACAAGCCCAGGGAATTGAAGAAACCTATGGAGCTTGTAATTGATTATGCAGAGGATCATGGATACATTATAAAAAGAAATAAAATGTGGTACCTTGTTTATAAAATAAATGATTAAAATTTTTATATAAAGATAATTTAATTTATAGCTTTATTATATTTATTGGCAATGCTTATAAGTAAGTATGTACTTCCTTAGTAAGGTGGTACTTACTTGCTGTTCGATCCATATCCGAAGAACAATTTAAATGATTTGTATGATAGAAGGGCCGAGATAGAAAGGCTTCAAAACGGTGTTAAATATCCATTGACCGTTATCCAGGGCTTAAGAAGAACTGGCAAATCATCTCTTGTAAAATCCGTTTTAAATGATATGATATACATAGATATAAGAAAGTACAGTGGCAAGGGATACATATCTTACCGGGATTTAATAGAGGAATTCAATAACGCAATAAACAGGGATTTAAAAGACAGGTTAAGGGACGTATTTAAAAACATCTCCGGAATAAATATACTTGGCAATTCAATATCATTATCATGGAAGAAAAACAGGGTAAGGTTAATAGATGTATTAAATGCAATAGATGATTATTATAATAATAACAATAAAAATATAATAATTACAATCGATGAGATACAGGAGTTAATAAAACTCAAGGGATATAATTTTCTAAATGATATAGCGTATTCATTTGATAATTTTAAAAGCATAAAATTCGTTTTAACAGGATCACAGATAGGCGCACTGCACAATTACCTTAAAATGGATGATTATAATTCGCCACTGTACGGAAGGGCCTATACATTAATAGATTTAAAGCCATTTAACAGGGAACAGTCCATGGATTTTCTTAAAAAGGGCTTCAATGAGTTTAATATTGATTTTAATGATGCTGAAAATGTTTACAATACACTTGGTGGCATACCTGGCTGGCTTGCATATTATGGATTCAGGTATGTAAATAATTCTAAAGACCCAATGAATGAAACAATAAAAAATGCAAGGAATACAATAATAATGGAATTCTGCAATTTTATTGCAAACCGCGAGATGGCATTTAAAAGATATTATTTAATACTAAATAAATGCATTGAGAGATCATCATGGTCTGAAATAAAAAATTACATAGAAAATAATGAAGGAAATATTATACCAAACTCCGTTTTAAATAAGATGCTTAACAATCTCATTGATTATTCTTTTATAAAAAAATACGATGAAAAATATGAATTAATAGATAACATGATGAGGTATGCATTTAAGGATAGAATAAAATGCGGAAACATGTAATTTTAAATATTAATGCTGTTATTTAAATTAAAATTCTATATTTTATTTAATCATCATGCAAATATAAAATCACATCAATCATGTGTTTAAACATGGCCTTTAATGTATAAAATTATGATAAATAATTTATATCATTCCAGATCCTTTATATTATTATATAAATCATTTATTGTTTTTTTATCTATAAGATCGGAAAGCCAGGTGAAATCAATGCTTTTTAACATTGTTATTATATCATTCCTGTTTGCGCAGTGATTTCTCCATTCATCAAACAGTTTCAATGCCATTTCAGTGTTTCTGTAAATGTTTTTATAACCATGTTCCTCCAATAATCTTGCAACCATAAGCATCTCGCCCTTTGGAACGGCACACCTTGTATCGTTTCTATTATATCCATATTTCATTGCAAGCGATTGCAAAAGCCTTCTAAGTGATTTGTATGCCCTGAAGGCGGCAAGATCTGTAATATTGTTATTTAATCTAATGCATGCAACGCCCGCATCCTTAATGGACATCTCTGCGTATTGCCTTTCAGATCTTATCGGCATTATTTAAAAATACAATTTATCATTTAATATTTTTTTATTTTTAAATTATCATAAAAATATAAATATCAAAATGCGGTTTAAATACATAAAATCATTTTATAATTATTTAAATTTTGATAAATAAAAAATTAATTATAATTATTTATGGATCAGATACAATATTCACGGGCACTGTAAAGCTAAACTTTGAGTCCTGGTAATGGTTAACATCAAGGTTTCCTGAGTTGCCAAGGCCTATCCAGATTGTTAATACTGCCGTGCTCCCGGGGTTCATTGATGTGCCAAAGCCGGATGCACTGTATGAGTATATCCAGCCCGTATCATTGTAAAGATCCCTTGTAAAGTTTGAGGGCGAAACCATATGCGACTCTATTGTTTTGTTATCAGGGTTGTATGGATTGTTTCCGTTTTCCCTTGGACCAAAGAATATAAAGACATTGCATGATGTTGGTATCTGCTTTATTGAAACCGGGCTTGGTATGGACGCTATAAATCCTACAGTACCATTGTTTACAAGTACAAATTGCAGTTCTATATAATCACCTGGCGCAAAATTTGTCGCATTTACTGTGTAGTTAATATTCGTGCTGTACGTATGATAATATGAATCGCCCAGTGGCAGATTATAAATACCGCTGGATTGATATAATTTAGATCCGTCATATATTGTATAGCCTGCATTATTCGGGCCCATAACCGTAACAGGTGTGTTTGTTGCATTGCTTCCTATAAGAGTTCCACGGAATTCCCATGATAGGTGCCCTGCCGTGCTGTTTCCTACAATGCCTGATGAACCTGAGAATGCCGAGAAGGCAAATGCGCCCCCAAGCGCAATCAACATTGGTACAACAAGCAGTACTGCTATCTTTTTATTCAGTTTTTCACCTAGTATTAAATCATGGAATTAAAAATATATTATAATGAAAACATTGTAAGAACAAATTATATTCTTTCCTTTAAAAACTGTGATTTGCATGTGCTGCAGCAGAAATAATAGATCCTGTTTTTATGCTCATATGTATGCGATTCTCCTGTTATTACCGAGCCGCAGTAATCGCAAT
Coding sequences within it:
- a CDS encoding AAA family ATPase — translated: MLFDPYPKNNLNDLYDRRAEIERLQNGVKYPLTVIQGLRRTGKSSLVKSVLNDMIYIDIRKYSGKGYISYRDLIEEFNNAINRDLKDRLRDVFKNISGINILGNSISLSWKKNRVRLIDVLNAIDDYYNNNNKNIIITIDEIQELIKLKGYNFLNDIAYSFDNFKSIKFVLTGSQIGALHNYLKMDDYNSPLYGRAYTLIDLKPFNREQSMDFLKKGFNEFNIDFNDAENVYNTLGGIPGWLAYYGFRYVNNSKDPMNETIKNARNTIIMEFCNFIANREMAFKRYYLILNKCIERSSWSEIKNYIENNEGNIIPNSVLNKMLNNLIDYSFIKKYDEKYELIDNMMRYAFKDRIKCGNM
- a CDS encoding class I SAM-dependent methyltransferase, producing the protein MNELSMDMVMNVISPLIIGDRILDVGTGFGTVIKALIKNKNINITSIDPEMWSFDMLKNTFLDEIYKNRLRLLKLSIEENGFNDNQFSTSISLFSAHHFKDVIKAMNEMYRITERSIIIADWTPESSEITNPHKPRELKKPMELVIDYAEDHGYIIKRNKMWYLVYKIND
- the csx1 gene encoding CRISPR-associated CARF protein Csx1: MKSVLLALWGDPLGWKRVKYSMNNEKYLSITSSSVISRNKNIDKSFIFIPDSIFPELLNSVDNLKDCFKSKLIDHIKNYDTESADFINKSDVNIFPSMGSYYKDKLYRYDVDIKFLYSYFYVSILKSIEFFNDIDTFLIDTTHGVNFMQLIFTESVRHACNTYSLNYRRNIKLEFYNSDPYYKSDDTILNINTIKIDLIDSKNILSVISRDFLNKYKDNKNSIKNYFKKINRDGLEIYIKACSIMVQSDIIPYLLYVIDNKHQCFNIDQENNFSITIKNDGNLINVQQDFPDSIKINIESLAFIDSLRAVYNSMKSHNKYNIKDIYDLTDIFFGSDSDITFLKNELKNIKNNKMRTHGRYIDLSEFTRNFKAHAGLLDYICNVDSNCIEFKTASVNNKKIDMDFIVESLVRSHVKL
- a CDS encoding CRISPR-associated protein Csx14; translated protein: MVKTLLINLMGTTPMVATEMYQYLKNLGENITDTIIIYTKNSYVMSAAMAASTSLRKKFNANVHEIRLNFDDILNDDDILTLIGTLADIIKNERERYSVEKIILNASGGRKIETIILSIYSSIFMIDEVYNIINKNVANINEKFEIIRDKINLFNDDKNKNSIIYENNKTEIEKIFYPDLNDVYFLKVPIVRIPPDEINKLKMALNSKFIEDSTLEDFRLKAYRDSGFLTYDKTRIYNTRLGDIIKEFLQ
- a CDS encoding TM1812 family CRISPR-associated protein encodes the protein MIYIYQIIGVTKDYANVCFSIKKMDGFDQYINNDMDGDDMLASTFVFKKMPGDKKIIFLWPASLDSGIDNFKNRLKNNGLNEDNYEIIIMPSFGTYNNKYYDFYPQEIMLFIFLDMLKRINADDILLLDINTGLNEYVNLLIDAAANLFVALWLFNINNEKSLRIYKIISEPVLKGSKKVSIYIQSLNKKAFFLVPYKKEFKIASVMEMNDDLKMSFEFKFKHKRNYRNLINNVIIIYNSIDMNTLSVLKESYNKLFSDSVFYDLKCSIKELIDNFSDLLNNMDGGRNIKILNVNEIINFILTLYLYCGFFKLFKDKIHLEKLDDYLELGNLIYNNKKINLPQNIRFLTRDIQEFKEMANNNVSSYYNKEDPEFNNESDKNGHGDMERNFFAHSGLDRESVDIKGDKIIYKSDTDDKKAETHRKWLLKLSK